A part of Deltaproteobacteria bacterium genomic DNA contains:
- a CDS encoding DUF2225 domain-containing protein: MADVIIDITCPVCENVFKKKARELKDGAVIKCPKCGEQTTIRGNMFTDMVKNLEKGGNA; this comes from the coding sequence ATGGCCGACGTCATAATAGACATAACCTGCCCGGTCTGCGAGAACGTCTTCAAGAAAAAGGCGCGCGAGCTGAAGGACGGCGCAGTCATAAAATGCCCGAAGTGCGGAGAGCAGACCACGATAAGAGGGAACATGTTCACGGACATGGTAAAGAACCTCGAAAAAGGCGGGAACGCCTGA